From Daucus carota subsp. sativus chromosome 6, DH1 v3.0, whole genome shotgun sequence, the proteins below share one genomic window:
- the LOC108226760 gene encoding peroxidase 5 — protein sequence MNLSVLFVMVMLYTMCFQVLKTQQLQVGFYRTNCSNAESIVRQEVERAFFFDDKGIAAGLIRLHFHDCFVRGCDGSVLIDSTPNNVAEKDSPANGISLRGLDVIDRAKARLEAACRGVVSCADILAFAARDSTEITKGIGWPVPAGRRDGRVSLAAETVALPPPTFNVTQSTQAFANKGLSQKDMVILLGAHTVGRSHCTSFSKRLYNFSPTTSQDPSLDPFFAWFLKSQCPLDGQGNIDPNSVVQMNRSPNLQDNSYYADISAHRVVLTSDETLNSNSQTLSLVNEYASNNTKWLIDFAGAMVKMSKIGVLTGTAGEIRSNCRVINP from the exons ATGAATCTATCAGTATTGTTTGTTATGGTTATGTTATATACCATGTGTTTTCAGGTATTGAAAACACAGCAGCTTCAAGTAGGATTTTACAGGACTAACTGCAGTAATGCTGAATCTATTGTTAGACAAGAGGTTGAAAGGGCCTTTTTCTTTGACGACAAGGGTATTGCAGCTGGTCTCATCAGACTGCATTTCCATGACTGCTTTGTCAGG GGTTGTGATGGATCAGTCCTTATAGATTCGACGCCAAATAATGTGGCAGAGAAGGATAGTCCAGCCAATGGCATCTCTCTTCGAGGCCTTGATGTCATTGACAGGGCTAAGGCCAGACTTGAAGCTGCATGTAGAGGCGTAGTCTCTTGTGCTGAtatccttgcatttgctgcaagAGATTCTACTGAAATT ACTAAAGGAATAGGATGGCCTGTACCAGCAGGGAGGCGAGATGGGAGAGTTTCTCTTGCTGCCGAGACAGTTGCATTACCTCCACCAACATTTAACGTAACTCAATCTACTCAAGCATTCGCTAATAAGGGACTATCTCAGAAAGACATGGTCATTCTACTAG GAGCACATACAGTTGGTCGGTCACATTGCACATCATTCAGCAAGAGGCTGTACAATTTTAGCCCGACAACAAGTCAAGATCCCAGCTTAGATCCTTTTTTTGCATGGTTTTTGAAGTCACAGTGTCCTCTAGATGGACAGGGAAACATTGATCCGAATTCAGTAGTTCAGATGAACAGAAGCCCAAATCTTCAGGACAACAGCTACTACGCGGATATATCAGCACATCGTGTGGTATTAACCTCAGATGAAACTCTGAATAGTAACTCACAAACTTTGTCACTAGTGAATGAGTATGCATCAAACAATACCAAGTGGCTAATCGATTTCGCAGGAGCAATGGTAAAAATGAGTAAGATAGGGGTGCTTACAGGTACTGCAGGAGAGATTAGATCCAACTGCAGGGTCATCAACCCATAG